Within the Cinclus cinclus chromosome 12, bCinCin1.1, whole genome shotgun sequence genome, the region GTTTCATTGTCCCACTGTGagtcagcacagcagctctggctaGACCCGAGCACATCAGAGGGCAGGCTTGAGAGGCTGCATCCAAACCCCACACTGCTTTTCCTTACAAGAGCAGCATTTTCCCTTCagggctgctgcctctggggAATGCCACAGCCCTGCACATGCCCCGCTGGGaaagcctctgctgctgccatgggcgGTGGGCTGGTGGACGCGTTCCATGCTGGTGGATGCGTTCCATGCTGCTGGCATAACCTGGGAGCAGTTACTGTGTGGGTGCTGGACCAGGATTTGCCtgcactggcacagctcctcAGGCCCAGATGAATGCCTGGACAGAGTCACTGTGCAACCAGAGAGATTACCCTGGTCTACAGTCAGAGCAGAATCTGTttcttcctcagaaaaaaaaccccctgcTTACAAGTCAGTCTCTGTTTCTTTGTGACTCATTCTCTGTTTAACCATtacatttttcctgttcttctgCCTTGTTTTGAAGCTGTCAGTGAATTTGCTATTATCCCTCTGCACACCACACCAGGCACAGCAGTGCGGGAGATTGATGAGCTCTATGATGTGTATTTAGATGTCAAACAGCGCTGGAAAACCGAGGTTGGTTGCCACATCTGCGTCACTAACAGGGCTTTGGTACTGAGTCACTGGCCATGTTATTCACTGTTTAGAGCTGAAAACCTTAAACCCTTTGATAATATGCCCCAAGTTTTGAGTATctctttggtttattttcactGAGTTCTCCACATTTTATACAGTAAACTTGATCACCTAATAAACTATTATTAACATGCTCTGATGTGCCCAGCAGAAAGGAGAAGCCCCACTACATCCATGGACCATAAAAATCCTCATTGGTCTTCTTTAAAAAAGCTGTACTCATGATTACATGTGGAAACCCTCCTACCTTCCAGAACTTCATCTTCATGGGGGACTTCAATGCAGGGTGTAGCTATGTTCCCCGAAAACAGTGGAAGAACATCCGTCTGAGGACTTCCTCTGAATTCCTCTGGCTAATTGGTGACAAAAATGACACAACTGTGAAGAACAGTACCAGGTGCCCATACGACAGGTAAAGGGCTCACTGCAAACCACCCACTGGATATAACTGTCTGAGAGAAAAATTGTATCAAAAGGTGTCAGTGACCAGCAGAGGAAACAAACCTCCAGGAAGCCATCAGAGATAAAAGAGTGTCCAGGGGAAATGTGATCCAAATGCTTCTAGGCAGGAGCACAAAGCCCTTTGCAGACCAGACTGGGCAGGATTTACACAGAACCAGCCACTGCTGTGGCTCAGGTGGGGATGGATGACAGGACAGGAGACAGCCAGCAGCACTTCTCATCTGCAGGAAGCCCTGCAAACTCCTGGCAGGAGTGTTTGGAGCCTTCTCCATGCCAGCTTTGTACCATGGCTTTTTGCTCTTATGATTGTCATTTGGATTGACAAATGCACAGCAAGGTTCTGTGACACCTCACCTTGCCCTGGACATGTGGCAAGTCCTGCTGCCACTGCAGTTCCCTTTACAGCGACAAGAATACATCAGCTGTTGGAGCCCAGAGTCCTCTTGAAGGATGAGTTTCTGGGTCTGAGCAGGACTTCACTGGTACTCCAATCCTTGTTCTATGATTTTTGTATCCAAAGCAGGGCTTTGAAATTTGCAGCATTGTTGGGTGGGTTTAGGCAGAAGTCATTTAATGTTGGCTTCCAAGGTCAGTGCacactaaaatatttatgtgcCTCGCAGCCAAGGAGGCACCTAAAGGAGCTGACATCTTTGGGTGGGCACTCCATGGGTAAGGACAAACCACACATAGCTGTGATTTCATCAGAGCCATCCCTCTGGCCACCAGCTCAGTGCAGTGTGATTGCCACAGGTCAGGCACCCCATCACAGCACCCCATCTCCTTGCTCCTTGCAGGATTGTGGTCAGTGGACAGAAGCTCATCCAGACTGTGGTGCCACACTCTGTCAACATCTTTGATTTCCAGGAGGAATTTCAGATGACTGAGGAGCAGGtaggcacagcacagcctctgcagcagcagggaagggctaatgtgggagcacagagccagcagtgcccagacAGTGCTGAACACACCCCTGGCTGTAAAACCAGGTCACTGGTGACCATCACTCCCAAACTGATGCAATGCTCACAATGCCACCTCCCCACATCCAGGCAGGGCTTGGAGAGAGTGAGGGTGGCTCCCAACCCTCTGTGCTGTTGTCTTACAGGCTCTGGGAGTAAGCGACCATTTCCCGGTAGAATTcgagttaaaagaaaaaggcGACTTTTTCAACTGGCTGAGATCAAAGTTTTCAAGGAAGAGGAGACCAAAGAAGAGCCACTGATTGAGGTCATGAGCACCAGGTCCTCCTACATGGCATGGAAATACACAGATGCCAGCAGATCTTGTAGAAGTCTGGTGTAGAAGTATTCACAGCAAGTGCAATTGCTTCCAATGTTTTTACCCAATTTAGTGGGTAAAACCCCCCAAATACTACGctaaatttcaaatattttgagtGAGAAGGCAAATTAAAACTTCACGctgctttttcttcattgtaTATGGAAATAAATCAGCTAGAAGCAGCACACTGTACTTACTGTACTGATCACAAATGTAAGGAGCTACTGCagttctaaaatatttctgtgtgctTTACCTGTAACACCTGAAGGGCAGGGAGCTCCACATGCTACCGTGGGCTCTGGAGCTCTGCCATTCCTCTTCAGGGGCAGAAGGATTAAAAAGACCTTTTGCATgatgtgtgtgtctctgtgtgtgtgcttatGCTTCAGAGCTGCAACCAGTGGACATGAGACTGTGCCTGGCAGTTTGCAATGTAGAATATTGCGGAATTCAGAGTATTTCTCTGTGAGGTGTTTAAATTGGTCACAGcatccagggatttggggaagacagaaagaaaagacagagggaCAGGCAGTAAGAGCCCCTTTTCTGCACTGccccagctcagggcagcaggaagctgatGGTTCTCACCCCTGCCCACCTGCAGACCTCAGGTGAGACATCCTAGGGatcccaggtgacactgctGCCAACAGAGTGCCATAAAATTCACATCAAAATCTGATTTCAGCATCCTGACATGGAAGTGAACTGCAtctcccctcaaaaaaaaaaaatctccatggCAGCCCAAATCCTCTGATGAACCAGACTTTAATGGTGATTATTTAATGTAATGGTGCAGCAATCTCTTTTCCTAGCTCAGCCCACAGGCTGTATTTAGTGCAAATCAAACCCTGTTACACAGATGGCATCTGGGGAGTGGGAATAATCCAACTGTTAGTAGAGACAAATATTAATCTCCCTTCATCAGTGCACCCCAGGTTGCCTGCTgaaggggcagggagagctggtgAGTGAGAGGCTTTGTGGGGAGGAAAACAGTTTGGCCTTTGTGAAACCAACTGTTCAGGGAGAAGAATTTGAGGAAAGAAACTAAATCAAGAGAAAATTATCCCAGGAGGTCGTGTGCAAGGCAGACAACAAATCCTCCAACTTTTGGTAGCAATTAAACTGGAAATGATACATTTCGTATGCTCCCTCACACTGCAgtcaacacaaagaaaaaagcctgaTTTAGAACAAATATTTACATTGGGATTTTTATAGAGATGCCACTGTCTGACTGACATCAGTGATGGTTCACATGAAGGCTGAAATCTCTGGCCTCACATCTTGCTTCTATGTAAGCACTTTCAGTCCCCTGGCTTTCAGAAAGGAGCAGTGCACGGAGAAAGAAATCACCCTCCAGAAAGGCAATAATGGATACTGTCATGAAAAATATGCAATTACAACTAAGTTTTGCTGGAAATATTTATCCTTATTTGCAATATTTGGTATAGCCATTTATCCAGCCCTTGAAAATAAGAGATGTGGCCAGAGAGCAGCCTTGGGAGTGATGTCAGTAGTTTCACAGCAGTGTGCTGGGTTTGGCTGGAATAAAGTgagttttcttcacagtagtTGCATGGAGCTGtcttggatttgtgctgaaaacagtgttgataacacagtgatgttttgttgctgctgtgcagcagttACACAAACTCAAGACATTTTCTGTCTCTCAGCCCACCAGCGAGTTGGCAGGGGATGCACAAGAAACTGGGAGGAGATGCAGAGGATTCCCACTGACCCAGGGGATATCCCCTACCACATGGAGTCCTGCTCAGCACTTAAACCTTGGGGAAGAAGAAGGGTTCATCTTGTAGAGATGCTGAGCTTCTGACCAACAGAGAGACACCTTAATGGATGAGACAGAGATGGCAGAGACAGCATCTGCACTCATGCTGTACGTTAGATAGGGGGTGGGAGGTGTCCCAAACTCCTGCTGTCAGCACAGTCTGTCTCTCTAGATATTCATTAGACAATATTATAATTACAtcctaaaatatttaacagttCATGTCATCTCTAGATTTCCTCCCCTGGGGATCATTACCCAGCTGTCCCAACTGCAAAGGGGATTCTAAGTTGTTCCAGCCTGCAGGAGCCTAAATATATTCTGCAGCCAGAACAAAGTTTCTCTTTTTGATGAATAAGGCTTCTTGAGCTTTATTTATGATCAAACAGAAGTTTTTCACTGGGAATCCAGAATTCCTGGAGAGACTTTGTCTCATGCAAGCCAGATCTCAGATCATGGCTGGGAGAGAAACAAAGAAGCTCttcagaagcagaaaactgtttcctccccagcagccctgctcaggtgagaacACAGAGTAGAGAGGGTTCAGCTGAACAAAAAGTGCTTAAACCCCAATCTCTCAGGCTGGGGTCCTGGGGAAGCCCTTTTCCAATGCGTGCTATTGGAGGCATCCTCACCTCCTGCAGACCCAAGGTCTCCACTGCCCCACAGAGACACCTCCCCAGCCTACAGAAGGTCCCTCTGCCCCTCACCCCTGACACCTCTCTGCCTGTACCACAGAGTGAGACTCTTTGGCCCAGAGCAAGGCTCTGCCTACCTCCTTTGGCCTCTTCTGAGTTACTGCCAGCAATGAGGACACAGGAGAGCTGGTACAGGACCCCACAGGGACCCACCTGGCTTCTTCTTTCACAGTCTGTACCTAATCTCCAGTCTAAACTTCCCCTGATGCatcttgaggctgtttcctcatcctgtcacttaTTACCTGGGAGAAaagaccaaccccacctggctacactcTCCTGTCAGGTGTTGTGGAGTGATAAGGTACcccttgagcctccttttctccaggctaaacaccccaCCTGTCTCAGCTACTCCTCATAAAACTTGTGCCCCAGACCAGATGTACACACGTGCAGATGTTTGGCCACATAAAGATGTGCAGCAAACAActgagctgcagcccccagaaGGGCTGTGTTACGCTGTCACACGGCAGGGCTGGTAGCACTGACAGCAAAATCAAAGGCGGAAATATCAAAGAGTACCAGTGTGATACCAGCATCTGGCCCAAGCTTGGCTGTGTCACAGCTCCCTCACCCTCTGGAGGGAATGTGGGAAGCACTCgtgccccaggctgcagctggccACTCCTGACCAAGCATCTGCCACGGAAAAGGACCACGAGTGGAGCAGGGGCTTCCTGGGGCATGAGTGCTCTTGTGGCACTCTAGGGGAGCTTCTTGTAGAGCCCCTGTAGTCCAGAGCTCAGTGGTCCTACAGGGGTTTTCTCTGCCAAGCTTTCTCCTGCCACTAgtcaaaagaaaagcaattttaaaaaacactttcagCCCCTCCATCTATGGATCGCCGAAAGCGCCTGAGAGCTcccatcagctcctggcccaGAATAACGCGTTGTTCCTGGCTCTAGGTTCCTGCCCAGCGGAGCAAGCACATCCCAGCCATTATCAGGGCCCCCTCTAGTGGTACCGCTATCCAGAGGTCCCCTCCAGTGGCACTGCTGTACATCCCAGCTATCCAGAGATCCCCTCCAGTGGCACTGCTGTACATCCCAGCTATCCAGAGATCCCCTccagtggcactgctgtccaTCCCAGTTATCCAGAGATCCCCTccagtggcactgctgtccaTCCCAGCTATCCAGAGATCCCCTCCAGTGGTACTGCTGTCCATCCCAGCTATCCAGAGATCCCCTCCAGTGGCACTGCTGTACATCCCAGTTATCCAGAGATCCCCTccagtggcactgctgtccaTCCCAGCTATCCAGAGATCCCCTccagtggcactgctgtccaTCCCAGTTATCCAGAGATCCCCTccagtggcactgctgtccaTCCCAGTTATCCAGAGATCCCCTccagtggcactgctgtccaTCCCAGCTATCCAGAGATCCCCTCCAATGGTACTGCTGTACATCCCAGTTATCCGGAGATCCCCTCCAGTGGCACTGCTGTACATCCCAGTTATCCAGAGATCCCCTccagtggcactgctgtccaTCCCAGCTATCCAGAGATCCCCTCCAATGGTACTGCTGTACATCCCAGTTATCCGGAGATCCCCTccagtggcactgctgtccaTCCCAGCTATCCAGAGATCCCCTCCAGTGGCACTGCTGTACATCCCAGTTATCCAGAGATCCCCTCCAGTGGCACTGCTGTACATCCCAGTTATCCAGAGATCCCCTCTAGTGGTACTGCTGTACATCCCAGCTATCCAGAGATCCCCTccagtggcactgctgtccaTCCCAGCTATCCAGAGATCCCCTCCAGTGGTACTGCTGTACATCCCAGTTATCCGGAGATCCCCTccagtggcactgctgtccaTCCCAGCTATCCAGAGATCCCCTCCAGTGGTACTGCTGTACATCCCAGCTATCCAGAGATCCCCTCCAGTGGTACTGCTGTCCATCCCAGCTATCCAGAGATCCCCTCCAGTGGTACTGCTGTACATCCCAGCTCTCTGGGCATCCCTTCTAGTGGCACGGCCTGTCCCAGCTCTCCAGGGATCCCCGTGGAATTCACACCCAGACCCCCCCCAGCATGGCCAACAAACTCAGCCGTGGCAAGGAAAAGGAATTTCACCCTCCTCAGCTTGGAGCTCATGGATCTGCATCCCCACATGTTCTCTTCACTCACTGCAGACAGCCCATGGCTGACCCCAAGGAGTCCCCGGGCCCGCTGGTTTTCTAAATGAGTTTTGCAATTAAAAGGGAGCACTTGGTTGGCTTGAAGTCTGGTTATTCGTTGCCCACTGTTATTTAACTGGGAAATGTGATGTGATGACCCTCACGAGGCAGCCGCAGCTCCCAGGCCCAGGTGCTGGCACGTTACAGGGCACATCCACCCCCTGGACCCCTTGGTGTCCCTGCCATACATGCACCAGAACAAGGGCAGCTGGCTTGGTCCAGCAGTGaccacagcctttcctgcctGTCCAGCCCCTTGGGATATCTTCTAGTGTCTGTGCTTTTGCTCTTTGGTGGTTTGCACCTGGTTTTGAGAAAGATGTGAAACTGTTGTGTCACCAGTGCCACCAATCCCGTTTCCAAACTGCAATCAATTCAGATCAGAGGCTCTTTCTGCAACCACAGAATCAGAATACcctgagttgaaagggactCACAAAAACAATTGAATCCAACTCCTGATCCTGtacaaaacaaccccaaaattcaCATTGTGTGTTTGAGAACATTGTCCAAAGTTTTGTGAACTGTGAGAGGCTTGGGGCCATGACCACTTGCCTGGGGAGCCTCCTCCTGTGTTCATCCACCCTCTGGGTAAAAAAAACTTTTCCTAACATCCAGCCTTAACCTTCCTGAGCTGGGTTTAGCCCATGTTCCTCTCCATCATCCTGAGGGTTCAGGGACACAACCTCTGCCCTCTCACCTGGTATAAAACCACAAGCGCCCTTTCTCTGAGggctgcttttccagccagTATGAAAAACAAGGTTAAATACTTTGTGTGTCATTTTAAATATAGAgtctctgctgtcactgttGCAGGGGTAATTTTCTGGTAGAGAGAAGACAGATTTATAAGAATTAATTTCCATATTGGCAAAGTAACAAAAAACCTTCCCTGAAAAGCTCTGCAAATGCTGGCATTGAGATATGAAGGCTTTCTGTGCCTCTCTGCTGGGAGGACAGCCTGACCCCAGCCACTTCTGGGGAAGCCAGATGCAAAATCACACACCccccaaacaaaacacccaaGTTGGACATTACTGTCAGAAGGAAATATCCACCCTAGCAAGGCCAGCTCCTCCATGGGGCCCAAAGGACCCAGGcttccagctcagcagggaTGTAAATATTTGCAGTACCAAGGTCCTGCAGAAaggcagctcagcacaggaaagagcTGTCAAACATACCTCTGGGTCCTGCTAGATCatattttcctattattttttttttaaatcatataTACTAGCCTTTCATTCATGTCATTTAAAGAATGTGCTTTAAATTTCAGTCAAATTAACAGCGACAGGAGCTATAAATTCAACCTGATTTAGTGACAATATTTCTTCTAAACATGCAATATAAATTCACAACTATGCAAATTAACTCTGAAAGTCtgagaaattctgaaaagccatttaaaaGCGTCTTTTCAGGAGGCCCTGGGGAAACAGCCCCACACAAGAGGGGGGactggcagcagggctgtttTGATAACCTTCAGTGAAAGGGACCTGAGAATATTAACCATTACTGAAGgctgtggaggaaaaaaatgctgtagccctccctgctgcttttccagctcagATGGTGCTGTGAAGATATAGGACCTGGGATGCCATGTCTTCATAACCTGAGATATCATAGGAATATCTCTAAGTTACTGCAACacaaggaaaaattacttttaaaccCAAACATTTTGTTTAGAGGAGTTTGATGCTGAAATGTTCAGTGGGTTTAGTCACAGCAAGGCTGTGCATgttctgc harbors:
- the DNASE1L3 gene encoding deoxyribonuclease gamma, giving the protein MKMLLFFLLSLFHFNPSLSLKICSFNVRSFGETKIARPEVIDAVVKIVFRCDIMLLMEIKDSKNRVCPLLVEKLTSQLKGPKEEYRCVASERLGRNSYKEQYAFIYRQNQVSVAQTYQYPDTQPGDEDVFSREPFAIWWQSPKTAVSEFAIIPLHTTPGTAVREIDELYDVYLDVKQRWKTENFIFMGDFNAGCSYVPRKQWKNIRLRTSSEFLWLIGDKNDTTVKNSTRCPYDRIVVSGQKLIQTVVPHSVNIFDFQEEFQMTEEQALGVSDHFPVEFELKEKGDFFNWLRSKFSRKRRPKKSH